The Endozoicomonas montiporae CL-33 genome contains a region encoding:
- a CDS encoding FAD binding domain-containing protein, with translation MIKQYLRPKSLDEALAFKAKYGDDAVYMAGGARLNAAPSRTERPIAISLSELELKGCEKTSRGWEIGALTTLQSIVDHPELPDGLREAAALVYSRNVRNQCTLGGEIAAGLPACLIVPALLAMDASVELTEGFGNVKVQSMADYREGLITKIIVPAEVYACFNENVSKCAADQPIVNASFAVHRGHEGQESYGVAVAGSSSPVTMLPVEDSICAFLTNDISRKDLENAVSSAASCESDFRGSADYKCEVSGVLVASMVEAYRAQASKVKGQ, from the coding sequence ATGATCAAGCAGTATTTACGACCAAAGAGTCTGGATGAAGCCCTGGCGTTCAAAGCAAAGTACGGTGACGACGCCGTTTATATGGCAGGGGGAGCACGTCTGAATGCTGCGCCCAGCAGAACAGAACGGCCAATCGCCATCAGCCTGTCAGAACTGGAACTGAAAGGCTGTGAGAAAACCTCAAGAGGTTGGGAAATCGGTGCCCTGACAACCTTGCAATCGATCGTCGATCATCCGGAACTGCCTGACGGGCTCCGCGAAGCGGCCGCTCTGGTATACAGTCGCAATGTCCGTAACCAGTGCACCCTCGGTGGTGAAATTGCTGCAGGTCTGCCCGCCTGTTTGATTGTTCCGGCTCTGCTGGCAATGGACGCAAGCGTTGAGCTGACAGAAGGCTTTGGCAATGTAAAAGTGCAGTCCATGGCTGACTATCGGGAAGGACTGATCACCAAAATCATCGTACCCGCTGAAGTGTATGCCTGTTTCAACGAGAACGTCAGCAAATGTGCTGCTGACCAGCCCATCGTTAATGCCAGCTTTGCTGTACATCGTGGCCACGAAGGTCAGGAATCCTACGGCGTTGCCGTCGCCGGTTCATCATCACCTGTCACCATGCTACCTGTAGAAGATTCCATTTGTGCTTTTCTAACTAACGACATTAGCCGTAAGGATCTGGAAAACGCCGTATCCAGTGCTGCCAGCTGCGAGTCTGATTTCAGAGGCAGTGCAGATTATAAATGCGAAGTCAGCGGCGTTCTGGTCGCCTCTATGGTCGAAGCGTACCGCGCTCAGGCGAGCAAAGTGAAAGGACAGTAA
- a CDS encoding molybdopterin-dependent oxidoreductase Mo/Fe-S-binding subunit translates to MEITFNLNGKEKTVRAEAGENAQVLLKRLGMRSVRNSDDGYGFAGSDTILLDGHTVNATLLIAAQLEGCDVVTAESLNEYGKLGPVQSALIDAGVVQSGYNDPALVLLLTDLLKRNPDPDRAEITDILSSLFLRESAYQQVFDAIEIASKRIKNPQFTKTTAPSFGDNLRHVGKPGGKVDAAAAIKAEACFVEDFVAADACVLKMLRSPHAHAYITSIDTTEAESMPGVVAVFDHRNCPDVYYTPGGQTVPEPSPLDRRLFGQKLRHYGDRVAAVVAETEAQAEAALKTIKVEYEELKPVLSIREAMAEDAPIVHNGVISYSVGAPDNLEEQNKTADPRDGRIHFNFPFGGDPRKNIAATGHGEIGDVDKGFAEADVVLERSYQSRQAQQLPPEQHLCYTYMEADRIVVRAATQVPWHVRRKIATVLGIKQHKIHVIKERLGGGFGSKQDILVEEVCAFATHTTGRPVLFRHTREEEFIASSTRHVAEIKIKMGAKKDGTITAFDVDFRFNTGPYGNHALTVPCNAPAISLPLYPCDNVKFQVTTYYSNIAPTGAYQGYGGPKGNFAVQMIVAEMADELGIDQLEMIEKNRVHEGERLELLGKVGEGKLPTSVPVAHSCALGKVLETGAKQFGWNTPKEEPAESHIRVGRGLATMQQKSGIPDIDQANAWIKLASDGTLIAHSGGADLGTGLDTVVAKLSAEVLCTSLDDIHVVSGDTDSCLFDKGAYASSGTCFSGNAAKLAAEDLRNKILKTAAHLLEESVEELCVEYPGIVKGKDKSISFCEVAECAESGTGCGQLMGQGSYITSEFAFPYGANFAEVAVDTRTGKVSLRKFHALVDCGTPVNPELALGQIYGASLRAIGHTLQEAVQYDDKGRVVNANFADYGAPMVGDLPEDFLATLVPSDDPVGPFGAKSVSEISVNAAAPAIVSAIHDATGVWVRDWHITPEKMLRALQEK, encoded by the coding sequence ATGGAAATTACATTTAACCTTAACGGTAAAGAAAAAACGGTTCGGGCTGAAGCCGGTGAGAATGCACAGGTTCTGCTGAAGCGTCTGGGCATGCGCTCTGTTCGTAACAGCGACGATGGTTATGGTTTTGCCGGTTCCGACACTATCCTGCTCGATGGTCATACCGTTAACGCTACCCTGCTGATTGCCGCCCAGCTGGAAGGCTGCGATGTCGTCACAGCAGAATCACTCAACGAATACGGCAAACTGGGTCCTGTTCAGTCTGCACTGATTGACGCCGGTGTCGTACAGTCCGGTTATAACGATCCTGCACTGGTTCTGCTGCTGACTGATCTGCTGAAGCGCAACCCTGATCCTGATCGTGCTGAAATCACCGATATCCTGTCGTCTCTGTTCCTGAGGGAAAGTGCCTATCAGCAAGTGTTTGATGCCATTGAAATCGCCAGCAAGCGCATCAAAAACCCACAATTCACTAAAACGACAGCACCTTCTTTTGGCGACAACCTTCGCCACGTCGGCAAGCCCGGTGGCAAGGTGGATGCCGCAGCAGCGATTAAGGCAGAAGCCTGCTTTGTTGAAGACTTTGTAGCCGCCGATGCCTGCGTGCTGAAAATGCTGCGCAGCCCGCATGCCCACGCATACATTACCAGCATTGACACCACCGAGGCTGAAAGCATGCCCGGCGTGGTGGCAGTGTTTGATCATCGTAACTGCCCGGATGTGTACTACACACCAGGCGGCCAGACTGTACCTGAACCCTCTCCGTTAGACCGTCGTCTGTTTGGTCAGAAACTGCGCCACTACGGTGACCGTGTGGCAGCCGTTGTCGCAGAAACAGAAGCTCAGGCAGAAGCCGCCCTGAAAACCATCAAGGTTGAGTATGAAGAGCTGAAGCCGGTTCTGTCGATTCGCGAAGCTATGGCTGAAGATGCTCCGATTGTTCACAACGGTGTTATAAGCTACAGCGTTGGTGCGCCGGACAACCTGGAAGAACAGAATAAAACCGCAGACCCTCGTGATGGTCGTATTCACTTTAATTTCCCGTTTGGTGGCGATCCACGCAAAAACATTGCGGCCACCGGTCATGGTGAAATTGGTGATGTGGATAAAGGCTTTGCCGAAGCCGACGTGGTGCTGGAACGTTCCTATCAATCCCGTCAGGCGCAGCAACTTCCACCTGAGCAACACCTTTGCTACACCTACATGGAAGCGGATCGCATTGTGGTTCGCGCTGCTACTCAAGTGCCATGGCACGTTCGCCGTAAAATCGCCACAGTGCTGGGTATAAAGCAACATAAGATTCACGTCATCAAAGAACGTCTTGGCGGTGGTTTTGGCTCCAAACAAGACATTCTCGTGGAAGAAGTGTGTGCTTTCGCGACACATACTACAGGCCGCCCCGTTCTATTCCGCCACACCCGTGAAGAAGAATTTATTGCGTCTTCTACCCGTCACGTTGCTGAAATCAAGATCAAAATGGGTGCGAAAAAAGACGGCACCATCACAGCATTCGATGTCGATTTCCGCTTTAACACCGGACCTTATGGCAACCACGCGCTGACCGTTCCGTGTAATGCGCCAGCCATTTCCCTGCCTCTGTACCCTTGTGACAACGTTAAGTTCCAGGTGACCACTTACTACTCCAATATTGCGCCTACCGGTGCGTATCAGGGTTACGGTGGTCCAAAGGGTAACTTTGCGGTACAGATGATCGTTGCCGAAATGGCCGACGAGCTGGGTATCGATCAGCTGGAAATGATCGAGAAAAACCGGGTACACGAAGGTGAACGTCTGGAACTGCTGGGTAAAGTCGGCGAAGGCAAATTGCCAACATCGGTTCCTGTGGCTCACAGCTGTGCGCTGGGCAAGGTACTGGAAACCGGTGCCAAACAATTTGGCTGGAACACACCGAAAGAAGAGCCTGCCGAGTCTCATATCCGTGTCGGTCGCGGTCTGGCGACCATGCAACAGAAGTCAGGTATCCCTGATATCGATCAGGCCAATGCCTGGATCAAACTGGCTTCCGACGGCACCCTGATTGCCCACTCCGGTGGTGCCGACCTGGGTACCGGTCTGGATACCGTTGTTGCCAAACTGTCAGCCGAAGTGCTGTGTACCAGTCTGGATGATATTCATGTGGTGTCGGGTGATACCGACAGCTGTCTGTTTGACAAGGGGGCTTACGCTTCCAGTGGCACTTGCTTCTCCGGCAACGCTGCCAAGCTGGCTGCCGAAGATCTGCGCAACAAGATTCTGAAAACAGCGGCTCATCTGCTGGAAGAGTCTGTTGAAGAGCTCTGTGTTGAATACCCCGGCATCGTTAAAGGCAAAGACAAGAGCATCAGCTTCTGTGAAGTGGCCGAATGCGCTGAAAGCGGTACCGGCTGTGGTCAGCTGATGGGACAAGGTAGCTATATTACCAGCGAGTTTGCCTTCCCTTACGGAGCCAACTTTGCCGAAGTGGCTGTCGATACCCGCACCGGTAAAGTGTCACTGCGCAAATTCCACGCTCTGGTGGACTGCGGCACTCCGGTCAACCCTGAACTCGCTCTGGGACAGATTTATGGTGCCAGCTTGCGAGCCATTGGCCACACACTACAGGAAGCGGTTCAGTATGACGACAAAGGACGTGTAGTGAACGCTAACTTTGCTGATTACGGTGCTCCTATGGTTGGTGACCTGCCAGAAGACTTCCTGGCAACACTGGTTCCAAGTGATGATCCTGTTGGACCGTTCGGTGCCAAGTCAGTGTCAGAAATCAGTGTGAATGCTGCTGCACCTGCCATTGTTTCCGCAATACACGACGCTACAGGTGTATGGGTTCGTGACTGGCACATTACACCGGAAAAAATGCTGAGAGCTTTGCAGGAGAAGTAA
- the guaD gene encoding guanine deaminase, giving the protein MQYPNTVKAVRGSLLDISEVGSDLESIENNLRYIKDGLLIINQGKVAFAGEWKEGKDSLPDSIRICDYRGKLIVPGFIDTHIHYPQMEIVGAYGEQLLEWLNTYTFPTEMKYGDKRYAKEMAGLFVKELLKNGTTTAMVFCSVHPESVDALFEVCDQRNMRMIAGKVMMDRNAPEELLDTPQSSYDDSRRLLKKWHNRNRLLYAITPRFAPTSSPEQLEKAMALREEFPDAYVQTHLSENTDEIAWVESLFPERKSYLDVYDHYRLTGERSVYAHCIHLDEQEWQTMAETGSSVAFCPTSNMYLGSGLFNYPKAVKDNVRVGMATDVGAGTSFNMFQTLNEAYKVVQLQQQKLSALEGFYRATLGGAHSLYLDDKIGNFNIGKEADFVVLDPMATQVQQLRWDNSTTLSEKLFVLMTLGDDRNIYRTYVDGSMVYSSTR; this is encoded by the coding sequence ATGCAATACCCAAATACAGTCAAAGCTGTCCGGGGAAGTTTGCTGGATATCAGCGAAGTCGGCAGCGATCTGGAATCGATAGAAAACAATCTGCGCTACATCAAAGACGGCCTGCTGATTATCAATCAGGGCAAGGTTGCTTTTGCCGGTGAATGGAAAGAGGGTAAGGATTCCCTGCCGGATTCCATTCGCATCTGTGATTACCGCGGCAAACTGATTGTGCCCGGATTTATTGATACCCACATTCATTATCCGCAAATGGAAATTGTCGGTGCCTATGGCGAACAGCTGTTGGAATGGCTGAATACCTACACTTTCCCCACTGAAATGAAATACGGCGACAAGCGCTATGCCAAGGAAATGGCCGGGCTGTTTGTTAAAGAGCTGCTGAAGAACGGTACTACCACCGCCATGGTGTTCTGTTCTGTGCATCCGGAATCTGTAGACGCCCTGTTCGAAGTGTGCGACCAGCGCAATATGCGCATGATTGCCGGTAAGGTGATGATGGATCGTAATGCTCCGGAAGAGCTACTGGATACACCACAAAGCAGTTATGACGACTCTCGTCGTTTGCTGAAAAAGTGGCATAACCGCAATCGTCTGCTGTACGCCATTACACCAAGATTCGCTCCTACCTCCAGCCCTGAGCAGCTGGAAAAAGCCATGGCTCTGCGCGAAGAGTTTCCGGATGCTTACGTTCAAACCCATTTATCTGAAAACACTGACGAAATCGCGTGGGTTGAATCATTGTTTCCAGAACGCAAAAGCTATCTGGATGTCTACGACCATTACCGTTTAACCGGTGAGCGCAGTGTTTATGCACACTGTATTCATCTGGACGAACAGGAATGGCAAACCATGGCTGAAACCGGTTCATCGGTTGCCTTCTGCCCGACGTCCAACATGTATCTGGGCAGTGGTCTGTTTAATTATCCGAAAGCCGTGAAAGACAATGTGCGGGTGGGCATGGCCACCGACGTTGGTGCCGGTACGTCATTCAACATGTTCCAGACCCTGAATGAAGCATACAAGGTGGTGCAGTTGCAGCAGCAGAAACTGTCGGCCCTGGAAGGCTTCTATCGGGCAACTCTGGGCGGAGCACACTCTCTGTATCTGGATGACAAGATTGGTAATTTCAACATTGGTAAAGAAGCCGACTTTGTCGTACTTGACCCGATGGCCACTCAGGTACAGCAACTGCGCTGGGATAACTCCACCACACTGAGTGAGAAACTGTTTGTACTGATGACTCTGGGTGATGACCGGAACATTTACCGAACCTACGTCGATGGTTCAATGGTTTATTCCAGCACCCGGTGA
- the arcC gene encoding carbamate kinase produces MRVVIALGGNAILQRGEPLDCDTQRKNIKIAAESIARIAKDHQVILTHGNGPQVGLLALMNDHYKDVAPYPLDSLGAQTQGMIGYLFEQELRNQMPGRKVCVMSTQTLVDSDDPAFTDPDKFVGPVYSREQADSLLKEHPDWVIKADGKHFRRVVASPKPQAILELPSLQHLVSAEDITVICGGGGGVPVRRTSDGLLKDVEAVIDKDRSSSLLAEKLNADAFLILTDVDSVATQFGHPKSKNIRAATPEGLDQFDFASGSMGPKIEAAVDFVKHTGKMAAIGSLNRCSEILCSDSGTVIRPDVPGQVTYY; encoded by the coding sequence ATGAGAGTTGTAATAGCTTTGGGAGGCAATGCGATCCTCCAGCGTGGAGAGCCCCTCGATTGTGATACCCAGCGTAAGAACATCAAAATAGCTGCCGAATCCATTGCCCGAATTGCCAAAGATCATCAGGTTATTCTGACACACGGCAATGGCCCACAGGTGGGTTTGCTGGCATTGATGAATGATCACTACAAAGACGTCGCCCCCTACCCTCTCGACTCACTGGGTGCCCAGACCCAGGGCATGATTGGCTATCTGTTTGAGCAGGAACTGCGCAACCAGATGCCGGGCAGAAAAGTGTGTGTGATGTCCACACAGACACTGGTTGACAGTGATGACCCTGCGTTCACCGACCCTGACAAGTTTGTTGGCCCGGTGTATTCCCGCGAACAGGCTGACAGCCTGCTGAAAGAGCATCCGGACTGGGTTATCAAGGCTGACGGCAAGCATTTCCGTCGCGTGGTGGCTTCACCAAAACCTCAGGCCATTCTTGAATTGCCATCCCTGCAACATCTGGTCAGTGCCGAAGACATTACCGTGATTTGTGGCGGTGGTGGTGGCGTGCCGGTAAGACGCACCAGCGACGGGCTGTTAAAAGATGTTGAAGCCGTGATTGATAAAGACCGTTCATCCAGCCTGCTGGCAGAAAAACTGAATGCTGACGCTTTCCTGATTCTGACAGACGTTGATTCGGTTGCCACACAATTCGGTCATCCCAAGTCGAAGAATATTCGTGCCGCTACACCGGAAGGACTGGATCAGTTTGATTTTGCCTCCGGTTCCATGGGGCCAAAAATCGAAGCGGCGGTGGATTTTGTCAAACACACCGGAAAGATGGCCGCCATTGGTTCGTTGAATCGATGCAGCGAAATTCTCTGTTCCGATTCGGGCACGGTCATAAGACCTGATGTTCCCGGGCAGGTGACTTATTACTGA
- a CDS encoding transposase, which translates to MNTELFELYSDYLLSSFGKTTATQLSSLLDGAYSHDQVTRLLSRNHFDSKTLWHHVKAVVRQEERDDGVLIADDTIQEKLYTDENDLIAWHFDHTFGRSVKGINLLNFVYHVGDISIPVAYKLIEKPIQYSDVKTKKVKRKAETTKNEDFREMLKVCCDNQLKFRYVLADSWFCSNDNMLYIRHECDKHFVMASKSNRKVSLSEEDKSRGRSQRIDSIDFSEEKPIKGWIAGVDFPVLLFRQVFTNKDGSKGILYLICSDLECDAEALKAIYKKRWKVEVFHKTLKSNASMAKSPTYTVLTQSNHLFMSIYSAFRLEVLANKLDLNHFELRAKLYLTALKSSFQKLQSMKGCVT; encoded by the coding sequence ATGAACACAGAGCTGTTTGAGCTGTATAGCGATTACCTGCTGTCCTCATTCGGCAAAACGACAGCTACACAGCTGTCATCTTTGCTGGACGGCGCATACAGCCATGATCAGGTAACACGCCTTCTGTCCCGTAATCACTTCGACAGTAAGACTCTTTGGCACCATGTTAAAGCCGTTGTGCGTCAGGAAGAGCGCGATGATGGAGTACTTATTGCCGACGACACTATTCAGGAGAAACTCTACACTGATGAGAACGACCTGATTGCATGGCACTTTGATCACACCTTTGGTCGTTCGGTAAAAGGTATCAACCTTCTCAACTTTGTTTACCATGTCGGTGATATCTCTATTCCCGTGGCCTACAAGCTTATCGAAAAGCCTATTCAATACTCCGACGTAAAAACTAAAAAAGTTAAACGCAAGGCTGAAACCACCAAGAACGAAGACTTTCGGGAGATGCTGAAAGTTTGCTGTGATAATCAGCTCAAATTTCGTTACGTGCTGGCAGATAGCTGGTTCTGTTCTAACGACAACATGCTGTATATACGACACGAATGCGATAAGCATTTTGTCATGGCCAGCAAGTCAAACCGGAAGGTTTCGCTGAGTGAGGAAGATAAAAGTCGGGGGCGCTCACAGCGCATAGATTCCATTGATTTCTCAGAAGAAAAGCCTATCAAAGGCTGGATTGCAGGCGTGGACTTCCCCGTTCTGCTGTTCCGGCAGGTCTTTACAAACAAAGATGGCAGTAAGGGCATTCTCTATCTGATATGCAGTGATCTTGAGTGTGACGCAGAGGCTTTGAAGGCGATCTACAAAAAACGGTGGAAAGTTGAAGTCTTCCATAAAACACTCAAATCTAATGCGTCAATGGCCAAGTCACCGACTTATACAGTTTTGACGCAGAGTAATCATCTGTTTATGTCGATATATTCGGCATTTCGTCTCGAGGTGCTGGCTAATAAGCTTGATTTAAACCATTTTGAGTTGCGGGCAAAGCTTTATCTCACTGCATTGAAATCATCGTTCCAGAAACTTCAGTCGATGAAGGGGTGCGTAACATGA